In Chloroflexota bacterium, one DNA window encodes the following:
- a CDS encoding phage tail length tape measure family protein, with protein sequence MGMAADLFLGVGIKGLSEFSSDMDKMHGKVKEFGDQAEETKGKGGGLFDMMGGGVGKALGLATGIGTLLGVGGGLVGMFKDGIDQSNQWNDQMAQLDAVMKSTGGSAGVTKDQVTGLASSLSAANGLSKYADDAVLSGENLLLTFTNIGGNVFPAATQAMLDMSTKMGGDASSSAIQLGKALNDPEKGLTALVKVGVSFTQQQKDQIKAMQDAGNMAGAQQVILKELGNEFGGSAAASAKTFTGIMTTVSEKFHNVTQSIGDAAMPLLTRFADFLGSDAFMGTLQGIADMLVNGITAGINFFSDAI encoded by the coding sequence ATGGGCATGGCAGCGGACCTATTTCTAGGAGTTGGCATCAAGGGACTGTCGGAGTTCAGCTCCGACATGGACAAGATGCACGGCAAGGTCAAGGAGTTCGGGGACCAGGCCGAGGAGACGAAGGGCAAGGGTGGCGGCCTCTTTGACATGATGGGCGGCGGCGTAGGCAAGGCGCTGGGGCTTGCCACGGGCATCGGCACGCTACTGGGCGTGGGCGGCGGGCTGGTGGGGATGTTCAAGGACGGGATAGACCAGAGCAATCAGTGGAACGACCAGATGGCGCAGCTGGATGCCGTGATGAAAAGCACGGGCGGATCCGCAGGTGTGACCAAAGACCAGGTAACAGGGCTTGCCAGCTCGCTGTCTGCGGCCAATGGGCTGTCCAAGTACGCGGACGACGCTGTTCTCAGCGGTGAAAACCTCCTGCTGACTTTCACGAATATAGGCGGGAACGTATTCCCCGCGGCCACGCAAGCGATGCTCGATATGAGCACAAAGATGGGGGGCGATGCAAGCTCAAGCGCGATCCAGCTGGGCAAGGCATTGAACGACCCCGAGAAGGGCCTCACAGCGCTGGTCAAGGTGGGGGTGTCATTTACTCAGCAGCAAAAAGACCAGATAAAGGCCATGCAGGATGCCGGGAACATGGCAGGCGCGCAACAGGTGATATTGAAGGAGCTTGGGAACGAGTTCGGGGGGAGCGCGGCAGCCTCGGCCAAGACATTCACGGGCATCATGACCACGGTGAGTGAGAAGTTCCATAACGTGACTCAGAGCATCGGGGACGCCGCGATGCCGTTGCTCACCAGGTTCGCTGATTTCTTAGGGTCGGACGCTTTCATGGGCACATTGCAGGGGATTGCTGACATGCTGGTGAACGGCATAACAGCGGGGATCAATTTCTTCTCGGACGCTATTA